The segment CTGAGCTTTTTAGATTGAGAGACTGACAAACATAAGGGTTATTGACGAAGTTGTAGATTTTTCCATGGGGTACTGAAtaaaagtagtggaaaatagAGGCTTTTTGAGAAGTTGGAGGAATATACTTTTGTTACGTTTGGTTTTGTTAAGAGATTTGAAGGTTATTTTATTCATGTTCAATGAAATGAGAAGGGAAATATGCCGTTCGCGTGATTTGGAGAGCAATGGAATTGAGAAGGGCTGGTTATGCAGCTGTTATTGTGATTTTGCTTTCCGCATTGTCAATAAGGGGTTCAGAGGTGAAGAGGAAGTTGGCAGAAACAGTCATTAGCAATGGTGATTCGACAGAGACAGATGGTCATGACATGGTATTGAACTCATGAATTACAATTCTTTCgaggtttttgtttatttatttttgtacgaAATACGATTAGAAattagggatttttttttttatttcaattcgtTATGCAATTGTGGTATAGGGATGGCAGATGTTTGGAATAGGATGCCTTTATGACTTCGTGGAAATTATCAAGTAATGGTAGTTAAATACTTGCTGCGATATACAGGTTCTTTTACTTTTGAGAAACAAAAGTCTTTGTTTTATTAAACCATACATCAAATGCACTCAGCCAAGATAAGTGACTGAACACATGTGGGTACAtcttcaatatcaataacatcAGAAACTAAGGAAATCGCTTGTTTGGCTAAGTTGTGAGCAACTTGGTTAGCTTCCCTTCTGATATGTCTTACTGCCCATCTACGAAGAGAGGACAGAACTGCCTTTGTGTCTTCAACTATAACATATATGTCGTGCTCCAGTTTGTTGTTGAATTCTTGATTGCATTCACAACCAGTAGAGTCCCCTTCAAGATCAATTACCTGCAGTTCCAATTCTAAGCAGAATTTTGTAGCAGTGAAAGCTTCCCGCTGCGCTTCAGCTGTGAACATATCAGGATTTGAAGTTCTAGGGGCTCTTAGAGCTGCCAATTGATGACCCTCATGATCCCTCTTAGCTACTCCAATACCTACTTTATTCTTCTTCAAGTCAACTGAGATATCCCAGTTGACATTAAAAGATCCCTCCTGAGGCTTTTCCCAAATTGTCATTGAGCTTTGTTCAGTAGTACCTTCAACAATCTTCTCCTCTTGAAGCCTTCTAAACTCTGCTAAATCTGCCGTTGCATTCCTCAATAGTATGTTAGAATGAGTAAAAGAGCCTCTGGGAATAAATGCATTCTTCTCATCCATAAACCTCAGTCCACTACTGAAacttcttccatttcttcatcCTCCAGAGTGCGACTCAATACTATTAAAAACTGTTAAAAAGATCGCCTTGTACACATCTTTTTTGAATCCTTCTTTCCATTTGGCTCGATACATTCTTTTCTGCAGGACAGGACCATAACATATGTCCAGGCGATATACAGTTTCTAGATGcacataatattataaattactttaaatatatattggtGATTACCTTGTTTAGACTATTAGTTGAATCTGTTTGGCCAATCTATGTTGTTGTGCTACCATTAGAATGAACTAGAGGTCTTTTTTCCCCAATAAAAGCTTGATACATAAAGGGGGTTGCAGGAGTTCAAGGGGAATCAAATGGGTGAGGGGATTTGAATAGATATGGCGGAATTCTCAATATGGGAATGCTTCTACAACATTGTGAAAGGCAGCCTACCTGGTTAGAGTGTGTGCTGCGACATTGGTACTTCGGTAGACTTTGACAATTGATCAAGAGTCTGTGTGCTTTAGCACGGTGTAGATGCCTTTGATTTAGAGGAGCATCTTCCAGTCTCATGTGATATGGGCAGGTAGAATGGCAGTGATGATGATCTTTCATAGTGATATTACCCATGCCAAATGATCTTCCATGTCAAATTTGAAAGGCTAATGTAATTATTTCCATGCAAATGACTTTAGGAGCGTTATGTTATGGATGAGCAAAATTCTAATTTTCTCTAGATATTCCATTTACATGTTCAGGAGTAGATCAATTTGTAACTAACATCACTATGGGGCTtcaaatatatgattttgaGCTATGTCTAATATTGCCCTGCCATAAGTTTAAGGAAAGTCAGTCTTAGTTGTTTTAGGTGTTCAGATCTCTGGGGTCTCAAGGTAGATAGAAGCAAACAACTCAGGTATGAAACTGGTTTAATCTCAATTAATGTCGTTTTCATTTGATACACACACGAAAGAATAGCTGCCAAAAGGGGAAAAAGATAAGAGTACCACATCTATTGTACCATTTGCAGTAAACTGATGTTCTATGaattattaaatgatttcaGTGTGCATTATCCTTCTTCAAGTGCATGTTTGTTAATGGATGTATGTAGAAAACATCATTTGTCACATCATCCTCCTCAGCAATGTTGtatcttaatataattaaggcatcttatgaattaatatatatctgtGTAGCGTAACAGCAATTGCAGTAAGGAACGGGATGGAAACTTTATAGTTCTCAAACTGAACTCATAGAGAATTAGTAAACTTTGTAACGAGTTGGACCGAGTTAAAGAGGTTATAGCTCTCACAAACTGATAGAGAATAGTAAACTTTGTAAGGAGTTTTACTGATTTAAAGAGGTATTTGATGAAATATTCTAACTGCAGGTGGTACAGATATGGATTCATTGCAGGAAAGAATTGATAAACAGGAAAGATTctctagttttttatttttccatcctAAAGGAAGCAATCACCAATAGAATATCAGCATTTTTCCCAATAGTAAACATAGAAAGATATTCAAGAGTTCTACCTTCCCATATTAGACAAACAGTTCTGGATTGcttgagaagaaaaaatcttcGGCTTCACGTTCCTGGCAAAGTGGCTAGCACAGAGAAATGGATCATTAATTGTGTTGAGGGGCCTCAGAGTTGGCCAAATGCCCCAAGAAGATATCTGGTTAGTCAGTCACATCGACAGATAGCAGCAAACCCTCCTCCAGCTCTAGCTCCTATCCCAGCATCAGCCTCACCTAGTAATGATCCAGCACCATCTGATCTAGTTCCTGCCAATTATTCATCTCCGAGCACCATAAATTTTCCACCTGTTCACCATGTTGTTCCAGGAAAATCACCAAAAAAGCATGATGGCACTAAGATGGAAAAAATTGTTGTTGTCGCTGCCACTGCAGCAGGAGTCCTTGCCTTCGTTGCACTGCTCCTCTTTTGCTGTCTTAAGGGTAGTAGCAAAAAAATTGGTGGAAGAAATGGACAAAGAGATGAAAGACCTCTTCTCACGTTAAGCCTGAATTTTTTTTCCACTGGTATGCATTTGTCAGGATTTTGTGCATTACTCATTATTGTCTCCAATTATAGTTCATGTTCTGATGATCTCTAGAACATTAATCTTTCAGGTTCTTCACAAAAGTCTGTTAGTTTAGGAAACTCAAGTCGTAAAGATCTCAGTTTTGATAGTGGAAAGAATCCATCTTTACTTATCAATATGTCCCTAAAGCATGGAAACAATGATTCCTCGCTGGCTGTGGCACCAGCATCAGAAGGTGCAGAGCCAGTGCCATTACCTCCTTTAAAACTCCCTCCTGGAAGATCAGCTCCTTTACCTCCTGATCCACCAAGtccacaaccaccaccacctcctgtTACTCAGTCCCCACCACCTCCTAAAATTGCTCGACCTCCACCTGCTCCACCAAAACTAATGCCTAGGAAAAATCGATCATCATGTCTTGGACCACTTCGTGAAAGACAAGAGGGAGATGATCTTGATGGGGAGTCTGGAGCCCCGAAGACCAAGTTAAAACCATTCTTCTGGGACAAGGTTCTTGCCAACCCTGATCAATCAATGGTCTGGCATGAGATCAGCTCTGGATCATTCCAGTAAGAACATATCTATATCTTTTCAGTGAATAAGCACAAGTCAACTGTCATTCAACCGCTGAATCTTGTACAAATTTTACAGGTTCAATGAGGAGATGATAGAGTCGCTATTTGGTTATAACAATATggacaaaaacaaaattgaccGCAAGAAAGAGGCAGCATCACTTGAGTCTTCAGTCCAGTATATTCAGATCCTTGACCCTAAGAAAGCACAAAATTTATCGATTCTTCTACGAGCACTGAATGTGACAACAGAAGAAGTCCTTGATGCTCTTCAagaaggtctctctctctctctctctctcctggaAAGGCCATTAGTGAAAAAAGCATTTCATTATTagtatgaataaatgaaaattcttAGGAATTTTCCTAGCTCTATTCGTGAAGAGCTCCCTTCATATACACACAAGAAAATTGCTGTTTGTTTCAAGAAATAGCTGAAGCTGCAAAGTGACATCACGTGTACTAAGAGAAGcatgaaaaaatcatttagtGAGATTGCTtgaaaaaagcaaaatatacatatacacatcaagatttgaaaaaaatagaaacagaattgTCTTGAATTTTCATGTAAGTTAAATTTTAACCAACTTGGTCTATTAATATTTAGATGAAGATTATATGGTGATCCTGTCAGGAACTGGAGTATCATTCTAGTTAGATGGGCTCAAAAGTTTTgtcattttatcatattatggtgcatatattaattatttaattctgCTTGTTAATGTGTAGGGTGAATGTgctcataattaattaacttcACCAAAACGATAGGTTTGGGATGTGACCAAGGTTCTGCACGTTTGGGCCTGTGCATTGAACAATTTGAATTGCAAAGCATTCAATTGGTATTGTTTCAGATGAAAAGAGAATTTTAGAAAAGACAAAATAGCTTGGGTAATAGAAGTATATCGGCTGCAGACCATTCATCCTCAATACCATGCTCGTGTACTGATTGGTACAAGTGAGGAAGTTATGTTGAAGGAAATATCAATGAACAAGCAGTATGTAAAGACTTGTGTGAAAGCTACACCAAAGAAACTACGAACAATATGTTTTATTTGCTATTACTTTTGCTAGCCTAGATGCAATTTAGTGTCTTGTTCCATGTCCACTTAGCCAAAGTTGTTTAGTCATGTTTATGTTTAACTTTATGTTTAAAGGCATGAAAGctataaattaattgaatcaGGTAATAAGCTTCCCGTGGAGCTCCTTCAGACATTGCTTAAGATGGCACCAACAACAGAAGAAGAACTAAAGCTCAGGCTGTTCAGTGGTGATCTTTCTCAACTGGGCCCTGCAGAGCAGTTCCTGAAAGTTTTGGTTGACTTTCCCTCAGCATTTAAACGACTAGAGTCACTTCTGTTTATGAGTTCGGTTCAGGAGGAGATCTCTAGTGTTAAAGAGTCCTTGGAAACTCTAGAGGTGAGACACTAGAGCCccattgaattatattttgcaAGGTATCTCATTCTATAGTTCCTCTTTCAGTAGGCATGTAAAAGTACAGGATTGTGGACCATGGCATCCTCATGCTTTTTATGCCAGAGATACAAATTGTGTCTCCCATCTAATAATGTGGTTGAATGTAGCTCTAATGTCCCAGATCCTACATCCCTTTAGTAAACGGTATCCAAAAGTTTCTGGTTAGATAATCTGCCTCATCTTAAATGGCAGGTAGCTAGCAACAAACTAAGAAGCAGCAGGCTATTCCTAAAACTCTTGGAAGCAGTTCTCAAAACTGGAAACCGCATGAATGATGGTACTTTCAGAGGTGGCGCACATGCATTTAAGCTTGATACACTCTTGAAACTGTCAGATGTAAAAGGAACTGATGGCAAGACCACACTACTGCACTTTGTCGTTCAGGAGATCATCCGTTCTGAAGGCATACGAGCTATCCGTATAGCCAGAGCAAACAAGAGTGTCTCCAGCACGAAAACTGACAATTTTGCTGAGGATCACACTGAAGAATCAGCAGAGCATTATTGTAAGCTTGGTCTTCAGGTGGTTTCAGGCTTAAGCAGTGAACTCGAAGATATAAAAAAAGCAGCATTCATAGATTCTGATGGCCTAACAACTACAGTGTCAAGACTCCACCACTCAATGATAAAAACTAAAGATTTCCTGAATGCTGAGATGAAGAGTCTGGATGAAGACAGCAAATTCCATCATGTACTGGGTAATTTCGCGGAGTGTGTGGAAGCTGACATTTCAAGGCTAttggaggaagaaaagagaatcTTGGCTCTGGTGAAACAAACCGCAGATTACTTCCATGGGAAAGCGGGAATGGATGAAGGCTTGCGCTTATTTGCAATTGTACGTGATTTCTTGAGAATGATAGACAAGGCATGTAAAGAGGTTAGGGATACTGGGATGAAGATGGTGAGGACTTCCATGAAAGAGGCTCCATCAGTGTCATCTTCTTCAGAAACTCATCAGCAGTCTTTAGAGGTACATCAGCGGCTATTTCCAGCAATAGTGGAGCGG is part of the Juglans regia cultivar Chandler unplaced genomic scaffold, Walnut 2.0 Scaffold_67, whole genome shotgun sequence genome and harbors:
- the LOC118346092 gene encoding formin-like protein 3, producing MELRRAGYAAVIVILLSALSIRGSEVKRKLAETVISNGDSTETDGHDMVVQIWIHCRKELINRKDSLVFYFSILKEAITNRISAFFPIVNIERYSRVLPSHIRQTVLDCLRRKNLRLHVPGKVASTEKWIINCVEGPQSWPNAPRRYLVSQSHRQIAANPPPALAPIPASASPSNDPAPSDLVPANYSSPSTINFPPVHHVVPGKSPKKHDGTKMEKIVVVAATAAGVLAFVALLLFCCLKGSSKKIGGRNGQRDERPLLTLSLNFFSTGSSQKSVSLGNSSRKDLSFDSGKNPSLLINMSLKHGNNDSSLAVAPASEGAEPVPLPPLKLPPGRSAPLPPDPPSPQPPPPPVTQSPPPPKIARPPPAPPKLMPRKNRSSCLGPLRERQEGDDLDGESGAPKTKLKPFFWDKVLANPDQSMVWHEISSGSFQFNEEMIESLFGYNNMDKNKIDRKKEAASLESSVQYIQILDPKKAQNLSILLRALNVTTEEVLDALQEGNKLPVELLQTLLKMAPTTEEELKLRLFSGDLSQLGPAEQFLKVLVDFPSAFKRLESLLFMSSVQEEISSVKESLETLEVASNKLRSSRLFLKLLEAVLKTGNRMNDGTFRGGAHAFKLDTLLKLSDVKGTDGKTTLLHFVVQEIIRSEGIRAIRIARANKSVSSTKTDNFAEDHTEESAEHYCKLGLQVVSGLSSELEDIKKAAFIDSDGLTTTVSRLHHSMIKTKDFLNAEMKSLDEDSKFHHVLGNFAECVEADISRLLEEEKRILALVKQTADYFHGKAGMDEGLRLFAIVRDFLRMIDKACKEVRDTGMKMVRTSMKEAPSVSSSSETHQQSLEVHQRLFPAIVERRMDNSSSDDESLSS